In Parasegetibacter sp. NRK P23, a single genomic region encodes these proteins:
- a CDS encoding TIM barrel protein → MQIQQYQLDAHNDAELKAHKRGFDHVSADLVNKEDILKKLVDFQVAIPSWALGTGGTRFGRFSGGGEPRNLEEKIEDVGLLQQLNRSSGAISLHIPWDIPENAQHIRALAAQKGLRFDAVNSNTFQDQPTQELSYKFGSLQHVDKAVRQQAIEHNIEVIKHGVELGSDSLTVWLSDGSCFPGQLNFRQAYERTLEGLKEIYAALPANWKMFVEYKAFEPNFYSMTVGDWGQSLLYAQKLGPQAYTLVDLGHHLPNANIEQIVALLLMEGKLGGFHFNDSKYGDDDLTVGSINPYQLFLIFKELVEGMDARGMNHATDLAWMIDASHNVKDPLEDLLQSVEAIQIAYAQALLVDNAALKQAQENNDVVLAQEILQGAYRTDVRPLVAEARLRSGAALQPLKLFRELKVREELIKNRGQKAVSTGL, encoded by the coding sequence ATGCAAATTCAACAATACCAACTGGATGCCCACAACGATGCGGAACTGAAGGCCCATAAAAGAGGCTTCGACCATGTTTCAGCAGACCTCGTAAATAAAGAGGATATCCTGAAAAAGCTGGTCGATTTCCAGGTGGCCATCCCCAGTTGGGCATTGGGCACAGGCGGCACCCGCTTCGGAAGATTCTCCGGCGGAGGCGAACCCCGTAACCTCGAAGAAAAAATTGAAGATGTAGGACTGTTACAGCAATTGAACCGCTCCAGTGGCGCGATATCCCTGCATATTCCCTGGGATATCCCCGAGAATGCGCAACACATCCGCGCACTGGCCGCACAAAAAGGCCTGCGCTTCGATGCCGTAAATTCAAACACATTCCAGGACCAGCCCACACAGGAACTGAGCTACAAATTCGGTTCACTGCAACACGTAGACAAAGCCGTGCGCCAACAGGCCATCGAACACAATATTGAAGTGATTAAACATGGGGTGGAACTGGGTTCCGATTCCCTCACCGTATGGCTCTCCGATGGGTCCTGCTTCCCCGGTCAACTCAACTTCCGCCAGGCGTACGAACGTACTTTGGAAGGGTTGAAAGAAATTTACGCTGCACTCCCCGCCAACTGGAAAATGTTCGTGGAATACAAAGCCTTCGAACCGAATTTCTACTCCATGACCGTAGGCGATTGGGGACAGTCTTTATTGTACGCACAGAAACTTGGTCCGCAGGCTTATACCCTTGTTGACCTGGGCCACCACCTCCCCAATGCCAACATTGAGCAGATCGTTGCTTTGTTGCTGATGGAAGGCAAACTTGGCGGGTTCCACTTCAACGATTCTAAATACGGCGATGATGACCTTACCGTTGGAAGCATCAACCCCTACCAGCTCTTCCTCATTTTCAAGGAGCTCGTGGAAGGCATGGATGCCCGTGGTATGAACCACGCCACCGATCTCGCCTGGATGATAGATGCCTCCCACAATGTGAAGGATCCCCTGGAAGACCTGCTGCAGTCGGTGGAAGCCATCCAGATCGCTTACGCACAGGCATTACTGGTAGACAATGCCGCACTGAAGCAGGCACAGGAAAACAATGATGTGGTGCTGGCCCAGGAAATATTGCAGGGCGCTTACAGAACCGATGTGCGTCCGTTGGTAGCTGAGGCCAGGCTTCGTTCCGGCGCCGCGTTGCAACCCCTGAAATTGTTCCGTGAACTGAAGGTGCGGGAAGAACTCATAAAGAATCGTGGTCAGAAAGCTGTTTCAACCGGGTTGTAG
- the rhaM gene encoding L-rhamnose mutarotase has translation MKRVAFKMLLHPGNEAAYKKRHDEIWSELQDLLKQAGISDYSIFLDEETNILFATMLVADQDAVDRLPEQPVMKKWWAYMKDIMASNPDNSPVSITLKQVFHLA, from the coding sequence ATGAAACGAGTTGCCTTTAAAATGCTCCTTCATCCCGGCAATGAAGCAGCCTACAAAAAACGCCACGATGAAATATGGTCCGAACTTCAGGACCTCCTGAAGCAGGCCGGCATATCCGACTATTCCATCTTCCTGGATGAAGAAACGAATATCCTCTTCGCCACCATGCTCGTGGCCGACCAGGATGCGGTAGATCGTCTCCCGGAGCAGCCGGTGATGAAAAAATGGTGGGCGTACATGAAAGATATCATGGCCTCCAACCCCGATAATTCGCCGGTAAGCATTACCTTAAAACAAGTTTTTCACCTCGCTTAA